GACGGAAGAATTTGGTGAGATGAATGAGTTTGTTCAACAGCATCAGCGCTTCCCAAAACCGTTTGAATTTGATAGCTATCAAGCCAAGTTTGAGCAGATAGAACAGTTTATACCTCCCAGATTTGTTGACACAATCATTAAAACCACATCAGCTCGTGCAATCATTGCAACGATAAGGCTCAATGGAATAAACTATCGAATGACGGTTGTTGAATCTAAAGAAGCTACACAAAATTTGATGCAATTGATCTTCGCGATCACCTTGGGGTTAACCGTTGTATTGCTTATTGCGTTATTTCTTACCAATCGCGTTTTACTTAATGGGTTATGGCAGCCTTTTTACTATTTACTCAACAGGCTAAATACTTTTTCACTTACAGGAAAGACCGGACAAGACCAACAGCTGATCAGAATCGACGAATTTCAACAGTTGCAAACCGTTATTCATGTAATGGAAAAAAGAGCGGCAACGGAATACGAAACATTAAAATCTTTTACCGAAAATGCTTCTCACGAGATGATGACACCGGTTGCTGTCATCACATCCAAACTGGATAATTTGATCCAGGATGATGCATTGACGGAAACTCACTTGCTGCAATTACAGGATATATACAATGCCAGTGGCAAATTGTCAAGGTTAGGGCAATCTTTATTGCTGTTGGTTAAAATCGAGCATCAACTCATAAACGATATTGTTCTGGTAAGGCTAGATCAACTATTAAGTGAGAAGATGGGTCTGTTTGCAGAGATCATAAGCGAGAAATCTATTGCCGTCAATACACAACTTCAGCCTGTTGAAATAACGGCCAGCTCGTACCTTGCAGATATTTTATTGAACAATCTGCTTGGCAACGCTATCAGGCATAACCATCACTACGGAACGATTACCATTAACCTTAATGAACAATCTCTTGTTATTGCCAATACAGGCACAAAAAACACACTGGATAGCACAAAGATCTTTGAACGGTTTCAAAAGGGCCCGGAATCAGAAGGCACGGGATTAGGCCTGACCATAGCTCGCAATATTTGTAACGGATATGGATGGAACCTTAACTATAGCTTCACGGCGTCCTGCCATGTATTTACGATCACGTTTTAATTATTTGACGAAGCACTTAATGTTCTTATAATCAACTAATGCATCCTACCTGGTGGATAATCAATAAGGAGTAAAGGTTAGATGATAGCTAGACTCATTTGTTAAAAGATGTTAAAAAAGGCATTAACTTCAAAGTTGCTTCAAATTGTCACTTTTTCTTTACAGGTATTCAACACCCCCTATTATGAAAAAGCGACTAAGGTTATTATTATTCTTACCTCTTCTTGGGTTGGTTTGTGCCAGCGCGTGCAGGCATGATCCGCTCACACCTTTAAGCGATGCGCCCGTGATTAGTTTTAAAAATGATGTACAGCCCGTCATCATTTCAAATTGTACAGAATCTGGCTGTCATGGTGCCAGCGATCATGAATTTAAACTGCTCAGCTACGACAATATCATGGCTAAGGTAAAGGCGGGCGACCCGCATGCCAGCGATTTGTATGGCGCCATTACCGCCAATACCATTAATACAATGCCTAAGCCTCCAAATCCGCGGTTGACCGATACCGAAATCA
This region of Mucilaginibacter yixingensis genomic DNA includes:
- a CDS encoding HAMP domain-containing sensor histidine kinase; the encoded protein is MKLAAQYTRASMLVTVIVLVIAGGIYYFAISYIADQQFDRDLTEEFGEMNEFVQQHQRFPKPFEFDSYQAKFEQIEQFIPPRFVDTIIKTTSARAIIATIRLNGINYRMTVVESKEATQNLMQLIFAITLGLTVVLLIALFLTNRVLLNGLWQPFYYLLNRLNTFSLTGKTGQDQQLIRIDEFQQLQTVIHVMEKRAATEYETLKSFTENASHEMMTPVAVITSKLDNLIQDDALTETHLLQLQDIYNASGKLSRLGQSLLLLVKIEHQLINDIVLVRLDQLLSEKMGLFAEIISEKSIAVNTQLQPVEITASSYLADILLNNLLGNAIRHNHHYGTITINLNEQSLVIANTGTKNTLDSTKIFERFQKGPESEGTGLGLTIARNICNGYGWNLNYSFTASCHVFTITF